One window of the Cryptomeria japonica chromosome 7, Sugi_1.0, whole genome shotgun sequence genome contains the following:
- the LOC131040616 gene encoding F-box/kelch-repeat protein SKIP30 → MSGLIEGLPDAVALQCLARVPFILHPQLHLVCHAWRSALSSPELFKVRDDIGVTEEFLCVSAFEPENIWQVYDPVCEMWMTIPPLPSEIKHLTNFGAVSVAGKLFVLGGGSDDVNPVTGDHGGIFATDEVWAYEPVCRKWIRRAPMLVARAMFACCVLDRRIIVAGGFTNLRKSISNAEIYDPDKDVWEPIAELQHTHNSACSGFVYEGKLHVLHKGLSKVQIFEGSEQGWIVEDYGWLPGPMAIVKGELYVVSNSMIIRQHKNPESRRYIASAPSCARRIGFGMIGMGHDLYVIGGVIGPGRSNHVIESLSDVDVLRIKNERHVWHQATRMNRCRGTIVGCTILRI, encoded by the coding sequence ATGTCTGGTTTGATTGAGGGGCTTCCAGATGCAGTGGCTCTTCAGTGTCTAGCTCGTGTGCCATTCATattgcatccacaactccatctgGTTTGCCATGCTTGGCGTTCTGCATTAAGTAGCCCTGAGCTTTTCAAGGTGCGTGATGACATAGGAGTCACAGAAGAGTTTCTCTGTGTGAGTGCGTTTGAGCCGGAAAATATATGGCAAGTTTATGATCCTGTCTGTGAAATGTGGATGACTATTCCTCCACTGCCATCCGAAATCAAGCACTTGACAAACTTTGGGGCGGTGTCTGTTGCTGGGAAGCTGTTTGTTCTGGGTGGAGGTAGCGATGATGTTAATCCAGTGACAGGTGATCATGGAGGTATTTTTGCAACTGATGAGGTGTGGGCATATGAACCTGTGTGTAGAAAGTGGATCAGACGAGCTCCAATGTTAGTTGCTCGAGCAATGTTTGCTTGTTGTGTACTTGATAGGCGTATTATTGTTGCTGGTGGATTTACTAATTTAAGAAAATCTATTTCCAATGCTGAGATATATGATCCTGACAAAGACGTGTGGGAACCAATAGCTGAACTACAACATACTCATAATTCTGCATGCTCTGGTTTTGTATATGAAGGAAAACTACATGTATTGCATAAGGGCTTGTCAAAGGTACAGATATTTGAGGGCTCTGAGCAGGGATGGATAGTGGAAGATTATGGTTGGCTGCCAGGGCCAATGGCAATTGTGAAAGGAGAGCTTTATGTAGTCAGTAATAGTATGATTATTCGACAACATAAGAATCCAGAGTCGAGAAGATATATTGCTTCTGCACCTTCTTGTGCGCGTAGGATAGGGTTTGGAATGATAGGAATGGGACATGATCTGTATGTAATTGGTGGAGTTATTGGTCCTGGTCGATCAAACCATGTTATAGAGTCACTTTCTGATGTCGATGTTTTACGTATAAAAAATGAGCGACATGTGTGGCATCAAGCAACACGTATGAACCGATGTCGCGGAACCATAGTTGGATGTACTATATTGAGAATCTAG